Within Spirochaetota bacterium, the genomic segment TACCGTGTTCATGGAGCTTCTAAAAAATATTTTCATGAATATGTGGGATATAATTCACGTTTGGATACTTTACAAGCTGCTATTTTAAAAATAAAGATTAAATACATTAATGAATCAATTGAAAAGCGTTTTCAGATTGCAAAACGATATAATGAGCGATTATCGCATATTGAAGATATTACTATACCAGAAGTAAAGGCATATAACAAAGCGGTATATTATGTGTATAATATACTGCTTGATAGACGCGATGAATTAGCCAAGCGTTTTGAGGAAAAGAATATTGGGTATTCCATATATTATCCACAACCACTTCATTTGCAAAAGTGTTTTGCCCATTTGGGATATAAAGCAGGTGACTTTCCTGTTGCTGAAAATGTAAGCAAACGTATTATTGCTCTGCCTATGTTTCCCCAGTTAACAAATGATGAAATTGATTATGTATGCGATGTGATAGAGGATTTTATTAAAAATGGATGAGCTTAGAAAAATAGCAACACATAATGGGGAATATTATTTACACAGCTCTTCATATGTGGATGAAGGAGCAGTTATTGGGAACAGCACAAAAATATGGCATTTTTGTCATGTGATGAAGGGTGCTATTATTGGTAATAATTGTGTTATTGGACAGAATGTTTATATAGGTGGAAAAGCAGTTATTGGCAATAGAGTTAAGATACAGAACAATGTTAGTGTGTATGATAATGTAATCATTGAAGATGATGTGTTTTGTGGACCTTCAATGGTTTTTACCAATG encodes:
- a CDS encoding acyltransferase; amino-acid sequence: MDELRKIATHNGEYYLHSSSYVDEGAVIGNSTKIWHFCHVMKGAIIGNNCVIGQNVYIGGKAVIGNRVKIQNNVSVYDNVIIEDDVFCGPSMVFTNVINPRAFIERKNEYKKTIVKKGATIGANATIVCGVTLGEYCLVGAGSVVTHDVPNYALVYGVPAVQHGWVCKCGFRLKKGEMCNKCGVLIN